The genomic stretch AAAACATAAAAAGGGATCGCGATTGCAACGGACAAAATGCAGAATTTTccgcggttttcatcgttggaggacttccggacctccgatttcaattccgtaaaaagctacacgttcagaaaattataactcatacattactctaagtatataacattaatttccagttttaacacaattaaatcatcacaaatcaagaatactcatcaacacctaacaatcctaaaatcatgcaaattaaggattttaacctaaacatacatctacccattgacccaatcatactaacccataataataaggatttcccccttacctcttcaattttctggaacCCTAGCttttctctttacttttcctctcctctttctctattaccttcaatgatcaaatgaatcctaattctcactctcctcacctcttactatttatattagtattctctttaggcttaagtcattatacttctaatttaattaataggcccaataaaacctaatatttaaatatctctatttaattcaaataaattaaactaacaccatatatccaccaagttaattaattcaattattcatgatatctcctatcaactaaataattaattaacacaccaaattaattaatataatcgattattatactaccgaacaacccattaattaattaatactataaataaaataaaatctaataataatagtataataaataaatactaaaaattgggttgttacagaCGACGTCCCTAAAAGTGTCAGATAACAATTTCACTTCAGAGAGTCAGACACTCTTATGATGACCAACTGTGTACTAATGGAGCGGAAAAGCTCACAAATATAACACTTCAATgattaaaaaaacaaataaaatataaaataaaatcCGATCTAATATCTTAAATTAGAATTTGTATTCCTcataatttttcatattttgtGCAGAAGCAAAATAGACACAAACATGTCTATAAATTAAAATTAGAACATGTTAATTTATATAGGAATATTAAATTCATGATAAAAATGGAGAGAAAAGATAATACAACCATAATATGGATTATGACCGCGTCAACTTCGAGTGTTGAACCATGCTATGCTAAACTTTTAACACATAAGGCTGAGGTAGCTGGTGTAATTACAATGGTCCACAACAAGAGAACTAAAGGAGTTCAATGCTTACGAAGCAAACAGGTTACCACAGTCTGATAACGAAATTGGAGTCCACTATGTCACATGGACCACCTTATTGTTTCTAGCGACCGACGATATTGACACTCCAATATAAATATCATTGAAAATTTTAACGTTTCAATAGAAACCGCAACATGAGTAAACGCAACTGGCAGATTACATACGCCATGCGACTTGTCAAAGCCATCGGTGTGGCGTTGTGATATCCTCATTTGCAGGGAATTCCATAAATTTCaaaatgtatatatttttttCCATGGAGTGATTGACGGGGAAAATAATTTCATTAACATATAGTGACCCAATTGCCAAAACTATGCCTATATATAGGTTGCAAACTTATAGTTTTTATATAATCAAAAACAAACACAACCATGTCTATCACATTGGTGCTTATTGGAGTATTGTTATCTTCTACTGCAGTAGAATTTACGGGTCTATTACTATTTCTTTCATTTTTTATGAAACATTTATTTATCAAACTTTTGGTACATTTGGTATTTGGTCCAATTATTAATATGAATTTATATTAAACATGCAGGTGCACAATCCGTAGGTGTTTGTTATGGAGGATTTGGAAATAATCTCCCAACAAGGCAAGCAGTGATAGATTTATACAAATCAAATGGAATTGGTAAAATCCGCTTATACAATCCAGATGATGCAGCACTTCAAGCCCTAAAAAATTCAAACATAGAGGTAATCCTCGGCGTCCCGAACGACGTTCTTAAATCACTCACGAACGCTCAGGCCGCCGCTGATTGGGTCAACAAAAACGTAAAACCGTATTATCCAAGTGTGAAAATCAAATACATTGCAGTCGGGAATGAGATTCACGCAGATTCGCCCGAAGCAAGTTCGGTTCTTCCCGCATTGCAAAACATTCAAAACGCGATATCTTCGTCCAATTTAGGCCAGATTAAAGTGTCTACCGCGATAGACACAATTCTAATTGGAAAATCTTACCCGCCAAACGATGGCGCTTTTAGCGACGGTTCAGTTGGTTACATAAGGCCTATTGTTAACTTTTTAGTTAGCAACGGCTCACCACTTCTTGCTAATGTGTATCCTTATTTCTCATATGTTAATAACCAACAAAGCATTGGTCTTGACTATGCTTTGTTTACAAAACAAGGGAAGAATGAAGTTGGTTACCAAAATTTATTTGATGCAATTTTGGATTCAATTTATGCTGCTCTTGAAAAAGTAGGGGGTTCAAATGTGAAGATTGTTGTGTCTGAAAGTGGGTGGCCATCTGAAGGTGGAACTGGAGCTAGTGCTGGAAATGCTGCAACATATTATGGGAATTTGATTAGGCATGCTAAGGGTGGGACTCCTAAGAGGCCTAATGGACCTATTGAGACTTATCTTTTTGCTATGTTTGATGAAAATCAGAAGCCAGGTCCTGAAATTGAGAGACACTTTGGACTCTTTAGGCCTGATAAATCACCAAAGTATCAACTAAGTTTCAATTGAGATATACTAGTGATTGGTGGTTATGCATAATAAATAAACTAAATGTAACTTGTAATAAAAAGGGTACCTAGTGCTCATATGGTTACTTTTAGATATTTACACTAATGAATAATGATAACAAATTCTGTTGTGTACTCACACTTGTATGTTTTCTCTACCTATTAGttattttttttactaaaaaTAAGGTATTAATTAGTTGGAATTGGTGGGTTGTGTCGGAAACAACTCAACTTTTTTTAGTTAAAATTTAAAAAGATGAAGCTGTGAAGAAACTCATAAGATTAAATTAATAATACAAAATGGTAAAATACTTATACAAATgaaaaaattaaagtgatttgaatatatatatatatatatatatatatatatatatatatatatatatatatatatatatatatatatatatataaaagtgGATCTATATCATCGACTCTCAAGTTGTTGGTTGAGTATGTAATGATGAGACAAAACAATGCCGTACTTTGATGGTGAAattacaaaagaaaaaaaattatcTATGTAAATAACACTTACTtaaattaaaagagaaaaaaattgtGATTTTATGTTTGAATAAATTTTAATGATTGACTCAACAAACAAGATCCGATATTCTAAGCATCATCAAAGAATGAATTTGAATTAAAAAGCACGATATTTTTCAAATTATGGATGATCAAAGGACGAGTAAAGTAGGGTTATATGTAACTCAAACTCGACCCTAACACTAGATCGGGTCAATTATATAGACCCAAACTAGACTATAAACTCGATAAATCTCTATGCGATACGAGTCTAATAAGGACGAGACATGATAAAGACAAGACCGAATTGATTCCAAGGCAAGTCACATATTCACAaatattatttttgaaaaatagTTTCATTTTTTTTATAGTCTATTGTAGTGTTACATTTGTGAAAATCCCCAAATAAGAGTGATGTGAGGGTTCCCACCTAATGAAGTGACACACGACACTGGAGAAGTTATCCCTCCATATAAGACATGTGTGCAATGCCATTATCCTTCCATCAGGTATGCAGACTGAGTTGTACCATGACCTCTTGAATAATAGGTAGTCAACAACATCCCTCTGTCAAAGAGGAGCAGTTACCACCTCCTAGAATTTTCTAAGTTTTAGGCCAAAAGCCTATATAAATACCACTCCTCAAATGGGATAAAGGACATATGATAACTTACTCATAATACTATAAATATAATGCTTACATACAGAGTCTCTCACCTCACATGAGTAGGTCCTTTAAACCACCGTAAACACCCTACACTATTTTTCATGAGTTTAGACAAAATAAACTTGATCTTCTCATCCACCACATTAAAGATAAATTTTCCACACTTAATGTCTAATACGGTTGCAGCAGTGGCGAGGAAAGGTCTACCTAAAATAATAAGGATTTAGGAATCCTCCTCCATTTCCATGATGAAAAAATCGATGGGGGTATGGACAAGTATCCTATCCTTATGAGAACATCTTCCAATATTTCTACCATATATTTTGTGGATCGGTCGGCTAATTGAAAGGATATATTTGTGGATTGCATCTCAACGAGGTTAATATTTTCTAAAAACTGTTAGGGCATTAGGATAACACTAGCCATTATATcacatctctctctctctcatacaTATACACAACTTATGGTTCCAATAACAGAAGGAATTGAAAAACCCGTCGGATCTTTTAGCTTATGTAGTAATGTATTTAAACTATTGAGTTTCACTCTTATGCAAGTGTCATTGTTTTCTTATCTTCCAAATTTTATTTGTTTGACATAATCTCTTTAAGTAATTTGGCATATAATGGTATCTAAGATAGAGCCTTTATGAAGGAAATATTGATATATAGATTTTTTTACCAACTTTACAAATTTCTTAATGCTTTCTTCTATTTTTTCTTTATAAATAAGGGATTAATTGTTTATAAGACGTATGAGTAACATATGATTTCTCTTTTCCTTCTTCCACAATCTCATTTGTGGGTTGGAACTTTTCACTCTCCTCGCCTTTTCTCTTATCCTTTCACTAGTGTCATGTAGTGATTTTTTATTCCTTAATGTGACAACATTCAAATGTATCCCGAAATGTTCTAGAAAGAGTAGATGATGATACTTGTTGTTTTTCTACTCGAGAGATTTGAGTCTTCAAGATTTTGTTATGTATGGTCATTAGATCAAATTTAGACGCTAATTGTCTAAGAATTTCATTGATATGCATGTTTTGGTTTTTAAATTCCTCATTTTTCTTAGCTTGGGCCATGACAAATTCTCCATCATGATTGGTTGTTATCTTTAAATCTCAATCTTAACTAATTCACTTTTATTGTTTGAATATGGATTATTATATTCAAAAGGGCTTGTATGCTTATTGCTATTGTGGCAGGAAGTTAatgttaagagtcccacatcggacaatatatgatctgaacatgtgtttataaatGGAGGCAATCACACATTCTTAACGGTTAATGGTACATCGATTGATTATGAATTGACAGTTGGTTAAGTTATGAAAGTGTTTGTTTGTTAAGATTATTCAGGATTGAGTCTATTTATGTAATTTTATCTATTTAGATTGATTATACTTTTATTTAGACTAATTGAATAATGCTCCGGTCTTTGTATTTCTCCGTTTTTGTTTAATACATCTTTTTCTTTAAAAAAGTACTAGCTTTATTATAGATAGTGTTtgtaaaatatataataaattttaataaaatatataataaatgTTTGTAAGTTTTAATATAGAGAATTTTATTATAAGTTTTAgtaaaatatattaattataaaaatttaatataaaaattatatattataattaaaattaaacagcataaatattatttttttagCACAACACTTAGACATTTTTAACGTAATTGAATGAAATAAGTATGGATATTATAGTTTGATTTTAAATATATATACCGAATTGTTAGACTTAacttttatatattttaaatattttaagTCGGTAtaattttcttatttgatttagttttattttaaaaatatttattgaAAATAAATATTTATCTTAAGTTTTTTTTATGTATTAATTCTTAACAAATTTTATTATGTAATTTTTATgtatttattaataaaatattttgttATATGTTTTTTATTAACTAATAGAAAATGCGGGTGATGTATTTTTTGATGttacataataataataataataataataataataataataataataataataatataataataataataataataataataataataataataataataataataataataataataatattgtGTCATATCATGTATTATTGACAATCTTGTGTTTGGTATTATTGATATTTATTATTAACAAATATTTTTCCGGCACTTTTTGTATCGTTGACATATATTTACCCCATGTATTATAATACTTAA from Lathyrus oleraceus cultivar Zhongwan6 chromosome 7, CAAS_Psat_ZW6_1.0, whole genome shotgun sequence encodes the following:
- the LOC127106523 gene encoding glucan endo-1,3-beta-glucosidase, which gives rise to MSITLVLIGVLLSSTAVEFTGAQSVGVCYGGFGNNLPTRQAVIDLYKSNGIGKIRLYNPDDAALQALKNSNIEVILGVPNDVLKSLTNAQAAADWVNKNVKPYYPSVKIKYIAVGNEIHADSPEASSVLPALQNIQNAISSSNLGQIKVSTAIDTILIGKSYPPNDGAFSDGSVGYIRPIVNFLVSNGSPLLANVYPYFSYVNNQQSIGLDYALFTKQGKNEVGYQNLFDAILDSIYAALEKVGGSNVKIVVSESGWPSEGGTGASAGNAATYYGNLIRHAKGGTPKRPNGPIETYLFAMFDENQKPGPEIERHFGLFRPDKSPKYQLSFN